The Candidatus Zixiibacteriota bacterium genome includes a region encoding these proteins:
- a CDS encoding amino acid racemase has product MISKGKLGIIGGMGSVAAAYFFKRLVELTPATTDQDYVETFIHNNTAIPDRTQGILYGGPTPAPELHRSVKILNEMGADYIVIACMTSHYFIPELQKQSRAVIIDGIAETVRFVATVHPSIKSVGILASTGNIKMSLFQDKFRAAGIKPLVFDDQDQETYFMEPIYREWGIKAGHITGKPRERFLQGARKLIDAGAEAIIGGCSEVPLVLKPTDFGVPLVDSIDILINGAISRCLGKDSVATQIHQQK; this is encoded by the coding sequence ATGATATCTAAAGGCAAGCTCGGAATAATCGGCGGTATGGGTTCGGTGGCGGCGGCATATTTTTTCAAGCGACTGGTGGAGCTGACTCCCGCGACCACTGACCAGGATTATGTCGAAACCTTTATACATAATAACACGGCAATTCCTGACCGCACTCAGGGAATTCTGTATGGCGGACCGACCCCGGCGCCGGAGTTGCATCGCTCCGTAAAGATTCTCAATGAAATGGGGGCAGATTATATCGTAATCGCTTGCATGACGTCGCATTACTTCATTCCGGAGTTACAGAAACAGTCCCGGGCGGTTATTATCGATGGAATAGCGGAAACTGTTCGCTTCGTGGCAACCGTCCATCCATCGATTAAATCGGTCGGCATTCTGGCTTCGACCGGAAATATCAAGATGTCTCTTTTTCAGGACAAGTTTCGCGCCGCCGGTATCAAGCCGCTGGTCTTTGATGACCAGGACCAGGAGACCTATTTTATGGAGCCGATTTACCGCGAATGGGGCATCAAAGCGGGACATATAACCGGCAAACCGCGGGAGCGCTTTCTGCAAGGCGCCCGGAAGTTAATCGACGCCGGCGCCGAGGCTATTATCGGCGGATGCTCCGAAGTTCCCCTGGTTCTCAAACCGACCGACTTTGGAGTCCCGCTGGTCGATTCCATTGATATCCTGATAAACGGCGCTATCAGCCGCTGCCTGGGAAAAGATTCGGTGGCGACACAGATTCATCAGCAAAAATAG
- a CDS encoding methylaspartate mutase subunit E codes for MAKGYRLLIGSIGDDSHSVGMALLTLAFREAGFRVKNLGILNQLDDFFRAAGDHDAIFVSCMNGHVEMFLDDFPAKLAAFNLGQAQPRVWYLGGNLSVKEGNETVVRRYLKMGFDFVAPKPLSWNAIMEQLLRDFTNKGIHPREISDREENNIPDIPLLETVTDEPLTDEEFNLLRKEVLDSWHTGSQVWMADVKKNHSDKAKNLHELIVRRQSSQGAPLVQPRTGVSHTSDEIAILKHLRTNGLEISSIQLDAASRKNMYHKAEEGVLRTEKGKTSFLNGYPIPVHGVRGVEEILQAIETPFQIRAGSPDHRLVYEIGLAGGTTSVEGGFICYLYPYDKHTSPVTCLKYWKYVDKLAALYDQKYNIKINREYFGPLTTSLIEPSIAIAINIVQAILSAKSGVKCISVGLAEQGNRSQDIAAIRILDMMTRRYLAKHGFGDCTVSTVYHQYMAAFPNDINKARDLIFNSSITGTLAGSTRFLTKTPVESIHIPTKEDNADGLRLTHAGIKAAKDTPFNREQVLLEMKMLEKQVAGVMETIELLGQGSVARGALRAFLQGILDIPFSPSIYNRSRLITARDSDGAIRFVNPEAMPFDTATKEFHLGKIHQRMVRERLTRPSQIIEKDLTRVWKNDFLRWPLDGTYLN; via the coding sequence ATGGCTAAAGGGTACAGACTGCTAATCGGAAGTATCGGCGATGATTCCCATTCCGTGGGGATGGCTCTTCTGACGCTCGCCTTCAGAGAAGCAGGCTTTAGAGTTAAGAACCTGGGAATTCTCAATCAGCTGGATGATTTCTTCCGGGCTGCCGGCGATCACGATGCCATATTTGTCTCCTGCATGAACGGCCATGTGGAGATGTTTCTGGATGATTTCCCCGCCAAACTGGCGGCGTTTAATCTCGGACAGGCGCAGCCGCGGGTATGGTACCTGGGGGGAAATCTATCGGTCAAGGAAGGGAATGAGACGGTTGTCAGAAGATATCTGAAGATGGGGTTTGATTTTGTCGCTCCCAAACCTCTTTCCTGGAACGCCATTATGGAGCAACTGCTGCGAGATTTCACCAATAAAGGTATTCATCCCAGGGAAATCAGCGACAGGGAGGAGAATAATATCCCGGATATCCCGCTTCTGGAGACGGTCACCGATGAGCCGCTGACTGATGAAGAATTCAATTTGCTGAGAAAAGAAGTGCTTGATTCCTGGCATACCGGAAGCCAGGTATGGATGGCTGATGTCAAAAAAAATCATTCGGATAAAGCCAAGAACCTGCATGAATTGATTGTCAGACGCCAAAGCAGCCAGGGGGCGCCACTGGTGCAGCCGCGCACCGGCGTTTCGCATACCAGTGACGAAATCGCCATTTTGAAACATCTGCGCACTAACGGCCTGGAGATATCATCGATTCAGCTGGATGCCGCCAGTCGGAAAAATATGTATCATAAGGCGGAAGAAGGGGTGCTGCGCACTGAGAAAGGGAAGACATCTTTTTTGAATGGTTATCCGATTCCGGTGCACGGTGTCCGGGGCGTGGAAGAGATTCTTCAGGCGATAGAAACCCCCTTTCAGATTCGCGCCGGCTCACCGGACCATCGGCTGGTCTATGAAATAGGCCTGGCCGGCGGCACCACTTCAGTTGAAGGCGGTTTTATCTGCTATCTGTACCCCTATGACAAGCATACTTCGCCGGTGACCTGCCTTAAATACTGGAAATATGTCGATAAACTGGCGGCGTTATATGACCAGAAATACAATATCAAAATAAACCGCGAATATTTTGGACCGCTGACCACCAGCCTGATTGAACCGTCAATTGCCATAGCGATTAATATCGTTCAGGCGATTCTCTCGGCGAAATCGGGAGTCAAATGTATAAGCGTCGGTCTGGCTGAACAGGGAAATCGCTCGCAGGATATTGCCGCTATCAGAATTCTCGATATGATGACTCGTCGTTATCTGGCGAAACATGGCTTCGGTGACTGCACTGTCTCGACGGTTTATCATCAGTATATGGCGGCTTTCCCCAACGATATCAATAAGGCGCGAGACCTGATTTTCAATTCATCCATTACTGGAACGCTTGCCGGTTCCACCCGTTTTCTCACCAAGACACCGGTAGAGTCGATACATATTCCGACCAAAGAAGACAATGCCGATGGTCTTCGTCTGACCCACGCCGGAATTAAAGCCGCCAAAGACACTCCCTTTAACCGGGAGCAGGTTTTACTGGAAATGAAAATGCTGGAAAAGCAGGTCGCCGGCGTGATGGAAACCATTGAGCTTCTGGGGCAGGGTTCGGTTGCCCGGGGCGCGCTGCGGGCTTTTCTGCAGGGAATACTCGATATCCCCTTCTCACCCAGTATATATAATCGCAGCCGCTTAATCACCGCCCGCGACAGCGATGGGGCGATTCGGTTTGTCAACCCGGAAGCGATGCCTTTTGATACAGCCACCAAGGAATTCCATCTCGGGAAGATTCATCAGCGGATGGTACGGGAGCGTCTTACCCGGCCGTCTCAGATTATCGAGAAAGACCTGACCCGTGTCTGGAAGAATGATTTTCTCCGCTGGCCCCTGGATGGGACATACCTGAATTAG